In Phacochoerus africanus isolate WHEZ1 chromosome 2, ROS_Pafr_v1, whole genome shotgun sequence, one DNA window encodes the following:
- the CGRRF1 gene encoding cell growth regulator with RING finger domain protein 1 isoform X1, with amino-acid sequence MAAVFLVTLYEYSPLFYIAVVFTCFIVTTGLVLGWFGWDVPVILRNSEETQFNTRVFKKQMRQVKNPFGLEITNPSSASITTGITLRTDCLEDSLLTCYWGCSVQRLYEALQKHFYCFRISTPRALDDALYSEYLYQEQYFIKKDSKEEIYCQLPRENKIEDFGMVPRSRYPLVALLTLADEDDREIYDIISMVSVIHIPDKTYKLSCRILYQYLLLAQGQFHDLKQLFMSANNNSTPSSNSSPEGKNTDQSLMEKAGLSESEVEPLEENSKDCVVCQNGTVNWVLLPCRHTCLCDGCVKYFQQCPMCRQFVQESFALCSQKEQDKDKLKSL; translated from the exons ATGGCTGCGGTGTTTCTGGTAACGCTCTATGAGTACTCGCCGCTTTTCTATATTGCAGTGGTCTTTACGTGCTTCATCGTGACTACTGGCCTGGTGTTGGGATG GTTTGGTTGGGATGTTCCAGTAATTCTGAGAAATTCAGAAGAGACCCAATTCAACACAAGAGTCTTCAAAAAGCAAATGAGACAAGTCAAGAATCCTTTTGGCTTAGAGATCACCAATCCATCTTCAGCTTCAATTACAA CTGGCATAACTTTGAGAACAGATTGCCTTGAAGACAGCCTCCTTACATGCTACTGGGGGTGCAGTGTTCAAAGATTATATGAAGCTCTGCAGAAACACTTTTATTGCTTCCGAATAAGCACTCCCCGAGCATTGGATGATGCTCTGTATAGTGAATATCTCTATCAAGAGCAGTATTT tattaaaaaggacagcaaagaagaaatatattgcCAGTTACCAAGAGAGAACAAAATTGAAGATTTTGGTATGGTGCCCAGATCTCGTTATCCACTTGTAGCCCTGTTGACCCTGGCCGATGAGGATGACCGAGAAATTTATGATATT atttctaTGGTGTCAGTAATTCATATTCCTGATAAGACTTATAAACTCTCGTGTAGAATATTATATCAATATTTACTCCTGGCTCAAGGTCAATTTCATGATCTTAAG cAACTTTTCATGTCTGCAAATAATAATTCCACTCCCTCCAGCAATTCCtctccagaaggaaaaaatacagacCAAAGCTTGATGGAAAAGGCAGGACTATCTGAAAGTGAAGTAGAGCCACTGGAGGAGAACAGCAAGGACTGTGTGGTTTGCCAGAATGGGACAGTGAACTGGGTGCTCTTGCCGTGTAGACACACATGCTTGTGTGATGGCTGTGTTAAGTATTTTCAGCAGTGCCCTATGTGCAGGCAGTTTGTTCAGGAATCTTTTGCACTTTGCAGTCAAAAAGAGCAAGATAAAGACAAACTGAAAAGTCTCTGA
- the CGRRF1 gene encoding cell growth regulator with RING finger domain protein 1 isoform X2: MRFGWDVPVILRNSEETQFNTRVFKKQMRQVKNPFGLEITNPSSASITTGITLRTDCLEDSLLTCYWGCSVQRLYEALQKHFYCFRISTPRALDDALYSEYLYQEQYFIKKDSKEEIYCQLPRENKIEDFGMVPRSRYPLVALLTLADEDDREIYDIISMVSVIHIPDKTYKLSCRILYQYLLLAQGQFHDLKQLFMSANNNSTPSSNSSPEGKNTDQSLMEKAGLSESEVEPLEENSKDCVVCQNGTVNWVLLPCRHTCLCDGCVKYFQQCPMCRQFVQESFALCSQKEQDKDKLKSL, translated from the exons ATGAG GTTTGGTTGGGATGTTCCAGTAATTCTGAGAAATTCAGAAGAGACCCAATTCAACACAAGAGTCTTCAAAAAGCAAATGAGACAAGTCAAGAATCCTTTTGGCTTAGAGATCACCAATCCATCTTCAGCTTCAATTACAA CTGGCATAACTTTGAGAACAGATTGCCTTGAAGACAGCCTCCTTACATGCTACTGGGGGTGCAGTGTTCAAAGATTATATGAAGCTCTGCAGAAACACTTTTATTGCTTCCGAATAAGCACTCCCCGAGCATTGGATGATGCTCTGTATAGTGAATATCTCTATCAAGAGCAGTATTT tattaaaaaggacagcaaagaagaaatatattgcCAGTTACCAAGAGAGAACAAAATTGAAGATTTTGGTATGGTGCCCAGATCTCGTTATCCACTTGTAGCCCTGTTGACCCTGGCCGATGAGGATGACCGAGAAATTTATGATATT atttctaTGGTGTCAGTAATTCATATTCCTGATAAGACTTATAAACTCTCGTGTAGAATATTATATCAATATTTACTCCTGGCTCAAGGTCAATTTCATGATCTTAAG cAACTTTTCATGTCTGCAAATAATAATTCCACTCCCTCCAGCAATTCCtctccagaaggaaaaaatacagacCAAAGCTTGATGGAAAAGGCAGGACTATCTGAAAGTGAAGTAGAGCCACTGGAGGAGAACAGCAAGGACTGTGTGGTTTGCCAGAATGGGACAGTGAACTGGGTGCTCTTGCCGTGTAGACACACATGCTTGTGTGATGGCTGTGTTAAGTATTTTCAGCAGTGCCCTATGTGCAGGCAGTTTGTTCAGGAATCTTTTGCACTTTGCAGTCAAAAAGAGCAAGATAAAGACAAACTGAAAAGTCTCTGA
- the CGRRF1 gene encoding cell growth regulator with RING finger domain protein 1 isoform X3 codes for MRQVKNPFGLEITNPSSASITTGITLRTDCLEDSLLTCYWGCSVQRLYEALQKHFYCFRISTPRALDDALYSEYLYQEQYFIKKDSKEEIYCQLPRENKIEDFGMVPRSRYPLVALLTLADEDDREIYDIISMVSVIHIPDKTYKLSCRILYQYLLLAQGQFHDLKQLFMSANNNSTPSSNSSPEGKNTDQSLMEKAGLSESEVEPLEENSKDCVVCQNGTVNWVLLPCRHTCLCDGCVKYFQQCPMCRQFVQESFALCSQKEQDKDKLKSL; via the exons ATGAGACAAGTCAAGAATCCTTTTGGCTTAGAGATCACCAATCCATCTTCAGCTTCAATTACAA CTGGCATAACTTTGAGAACAGATTGCCTTGAAGACAGCCTCCTTACATGCTACTGGGGGTGCAGTGTTCAAAGATTATATGAAGCTCTGCAGAAACACTTTTATTGCTTCCGAATAAGCACTCCCCGAGCATTGGATGATGCTCTGTATAGTGAATATCTCTATCAAGAGCAGTATTT tattaaaaaggacagcaaagaagaaatatattgcCAGTTACCAAGAGAGAACAAAATTGAAGATTTTGGTATGGTGCCCAGATCTCGTTATCCACTTGTAGCCCTGTTGACCCTGGCCGATGAGGATGACCGAGAAATTTATGATATT atttctaTGGTGTCAGTAATTCATATTCCTGATAAGACTTATAAACTCTCGTGTAGAATATTATATCAATATTTACTCCTGGCTCAAGGTCAATTTCATGATCTTAAG cAACTTTTCATGTCTGCAAATAATAATTCCACTCCCTCCAGCAATTCCtctccagaaggaaaaaatacagacCAAAGCTTGATGGAAAAGGCAGGACTATCTGAAAGTGAAGTAGAGCCACTGGAGGAGAACAGCAAGGACTGTGTGGTTTGCCAGAATGGGACAGTGAACTGGGTGCTCTTGCCGTGTAGACACACATGCTTGTGTGATGGCTGTGTTAAGTATTTTCAGCAGTGCCCTATGTGCAGGCAGTTTGTTCAGGAATCTTTTGCACTTTGCAGTCAAAAAGAGCAAGATAAAGACAAACTGAAAAGTCTCTGA